The following coding sequences are from one Kushneria phosphatilytica window:
- a CDS encoding ribokinase yields the protein MTTRFRLHNYGSINIDHVYRVPHLVRPGETLASREYRPVLGGKGANQSLAMARAGGDVTHWGRLGESDRWALAPLREAGVSSEQIELIEGPSGHTVIQVDDEGENAIVLFGGANQGFDATRLDTLFATTTPGDWLLLQNECNDTATVIEHALEAGLHVAFNPAPMVEAIRQLPLERLALLFLNRVEAATLAECDEKAPTEQLIQALTERYPGPDIVLTLGRDGAHFLPGRASNESVLFEPALKVRAVDTTGAGDTFIGYFLAALQANRTISECLARASAAAALGVQRSGAADSIPLKEEVERLLAESS from the coding sequence ATGACCACCCGCTTTCGCCTGCACAATTATGGCTCGATCAACATCGACCACGTTTATCGCGTACCTCATCTGGTGCGCCCCGGCGAGACCCTCGCCAGTCGGGAATATCGCCCGGTACTGGGGGGCAAGGGGGCCAACCAGAGTCTGGCGATGGCGCGCGCCGGTGGTGATGTTACCCACTGGGGCAGACTCGGGGAGAGCGACCGCTGGGCGCTGGCCCCTCTTCGGGAGGCCGGTGTCAGCAGCGAACAGATCGAGCTCATCGAGGGGCCCAGCGGCCATACCGTGATCCAGGTCGATGATGAAGGGGAGAACGCCATCGTATTATTCGGTGGCGCCAATCAGGGGTTCGACGCCACACGGCTGGATACCCTGTTTGCCACCACAACACCGGGTGACTGGCTGCTGTTGCAAAATGAGTGCAACGACACCGCCACCGTGATCGAGCACGCCCTCGAGGCCGGGCTGCATGTGGCTTTCAATCCTGCCCCCATGGTCGAGGCCATTCGCCAACTGCCACTGGAACGATTGGCCCTGTTGTTTCTCAACCGGGTAGAAGCGGCCACGCTGGCCGAATGCGACGAGAAAGCACCCACCGAGCAACTGATCCAGGCACTGACCGAGCGCTACCCCGGCCCGGATATCGTGCTCACTCTGGGTCGCGACGGCGCCCACTTCCTGCCGGGCAGAGCCAGCAATGAGAGTGTCCTTTTCGAGCCGGCCCTGAAAGTCAGGGCGGTTGATACCACCGGCGCCGGCGACACCTTCATCGGCTACTTTCTTGCGGCCCTGCAGGCCAATCGTACCATCAGCGAGTGTCTGGCCCGCGCCAGCGCCGCGGCCGCACTTGGCGTCCAGCGCTCCGGCGCGGCCGACAGCATTCCGCTCAAGGAAGAGGTCGAACGCCTGTTGGCCGAATCGTCATGA
- a CDS encoding sugar ABC transporter substrate-binding protein gives MGSIGSLAWAETDASCFRPWDDQTRMISWPKKNPPYNIALSNSYIGNEWRSEMVKIARLYSERDAVKPLIKKLTISSAGNDVNAQIAQINQMILSGVDAIVLNAASPTGLNSTIDRAVNAGILVVSFDNVVTTPKAVTVNQDQFEMGRRWAEFIVKQIGDSGNVLMVRGVAGTFVDNERYKGGRSVFDKHPQIRTTDVYGNWDNGTAQKVTADALASSSGFDAVWSEGGESGIVRAFKQAGAKVPPIGGEGVNGFRQQAAQDGFPILSIGQSAALSAMSIKVALQMLQGEQMPQAISVPFNEVASANLKEGVNYFSNVPDSFYAAISIPACDLNFDAQAILNQQI, from the coding sequence ATGGGTTCGATTGGATCGCTGGCATGGGCAGAGACGGATGCCAGCTGTTTTCGACCGTGGGACGATCAGACAAGGATGATCTCCTGGCCGAAGAAGAACCCGCCTTATAACATCGCCCTGAGCAATTCCTACATCGGCAATGAGTGGCGCAGCGAGATGGTCAAGATTGCGCGCCTCTACAGTGAGCGCGATGCGGTCAAACCACTGATCAAAAAGCTGACCATTTCCAGCGCCGGTAATGACGTCAACGCTCAGATTGCCCAGATCAATCAGATGATTCTCAGCGGTGTAGACGCCATCGTGCTCAATGCCGCCAGCCCCACCGGACTCAATTCCACCATCGATCGCGCCGTCAATGCCGGCATTCTGGTGGTGTCATTCGACAACGTGGTAACCACCCCGAAGGCCGTGACCGTCAACCAGGACCAGTTCGAGATGGGACGGCGCTGGGCCGAGTTCATCGTCAAGCAGATCGGCGATAGCGGCAATGTTCTGATGGTCCGTGGTGTGGCCGGGACCTTCGTCGACAACGAACGCTACAAGGGGGGCCGCTCGGTTTTCGACAAGCATCCGCAGATTCGTACTACCGATGTGTACGGTAACTGGGACAACGGTACGGCCCAGAAGGTGACGGCGGATGCCCTGGCGTCGAGCTCGGGTTTCGACGCGGTATGGAGTGAAGGTGGCGAGAGCGGCATTGTGCGGGCCTTCAAGCAGGCCGGGGCGAAGGTGCCGCCCATTGGCGGCGAGGGGGTCAACGGCTTCCGCCAGCAGGCCGCGCAGGATGGCTTCCCCATTCTCTCGATCGGCCAGTCGGCGGCCCTGTCGGCGATGTCGATCAAGGTGGCACTCCAGATGCTGCAGGGTGAGCAGATGCCGCAGGCGATCAGTGTGCCTTTCAACGAGGTAGCCAGTGCCAATCTCAAGGAGGGAGTGAACTACTTCAGCAACGTGCCGGACAGCTTCTATGCCGCCATCAGCATTCCGGCCTGCGATCTCAACTTCGATGCCCAGGCCATTCTGAATCAGCAGATCTGA
- the aroQ gene encoding type II 3-dehydroquinate dehydratase, producing MKLLVLNGPNLNLLGQREPDLYGHETLADIENTLRRQALDNGIEIDFLQTNHEGELIERIHAARQESDAIIINPAAWSHTSVALLDALNAFEGQVVEVHLSNIHKREAFRHHSYISARADGVIAGLGSFGYQAAMEFLLR from the coding sequence ATGAAACTGCTGGTGCTCAACGGTCCCAATCTCAACCTGCTCGGACAACGTGAACCCGATCTCTACGGTCATGAAACGCTGGCCGACATTGAAAACACCCTGCGCCGGCAAGCGCTCGACAACGGCATCGAGATCGATTTCCTGCAGACCAACCACGAAGGGGAACTGATCGAGCGCATTCATGCTGCCCGGCAGGAGAGTGACGCCATCATCATCAATCCGGCTGCCTGGTCGCATACCTCAGTGGCCCTGCTGGATGCACTGAACGCTTTTGAAGGTCAGGTCGTGGAAGTGCATCTCTCCAACATCCACAAGCGCGAGGCGTTTCGTCATCACTCTTACATCTCCGCCCGCGCCGATGGCGTCATCGCGGGGCTGGGCAGTTTCGGCTACCAGGCAGCGATGGAATTTCTGCTGCGATAG
- the shiA gene encoding shikimate transporter, whose translation MSAEVSTGVCLSPTRQARRAALGSFIGAVVDWYDFLLYGIVAALIFHSQFFPNVSPAAGTLASLATFGVGFLFRPLGGVVFGHFGDRLGRKRMLMLTVMMMGVATALIGVLPTYDAIGLWAPVALVLLRAIQGFAVGGEWGGAALMAVESAPAGRRAFYSSGVQVGYGVGLILATGSVSLLSHLLSDAAFESWGWRLPFLFSLVLVGIALLIRTRLEESPEFIKAAQQREKPARPPVLEALRRHPQAFVVIIAMRLAELFTMYIVTTFALSYSTVNLGLSRELFLNIGLLVGAISCVTIPCFAWLADRFGRRRVYLTGACIGVLAAFPFFLALEARSVLWIVLFAVMLANLAHDMVVCVQQPIFAELFGTAYRYSGAGVGYQVASVVGGGFTPFIAAALVDLAGGSWVPVAIYLAGGCALSVLGAVWMKHRSG comes from the coding sequence GTGAGTGCAGAAGTATCCACCGGGGTGTGCCTGTCGCCAACCCGTCAGGCGCGCCGGGCGGCGCTGGGCAGTTTCATTGGGGCGGTCGTGGACTGGTATGACTTCCTGCTCTACGGCATCGTGGCCGCACTGATCTTTCATTCGCAGTTCTTTCCCAATGTCAGTCCTGCGGCCGGTACCCTGGCGTCGCTGGCGACCTTCGGCGTGGGCTTCCTGTTTCGCCCGCTGGGCGGCGTCGTGTTCGGTCACTTTGGTGACCGCCTCGGTCGCAAGCGAATGCTGATGCTTACCGTGATGATGATGGGCGTTGCCACGGCGTTGATCGGCGTACTGCCCACCTATGACGCCATTGGGCTGTGGGCCCCTGTGGCACTGGTGCTGTTGCGTGCCATTCAGGGCTTTGCCGTGGGTGGTGAGTGGGGTGGTGCAGCGCTGATGGCGGTGGAGAGCGCCCCCGCCGGCCGGCGGGCCTTCTACAGCAGCGGTGTACAGGTGGGCTACGGCGTGGGGCTGATCCTGGCGACCGGCAGTGTGTCGCTGCTCAGTCATCTGCTCAGTGACGCCGCCTTTGAGAGCTGGGGCTGGCGGCTGCCATTCCTGTTCAGTCTGGTGCTGGTCGGAATAGCGCTGCTGATCCGTACCCGGCTCGAGGAGTCGCCGGAGTTTATCAAGGCAGCGCAGCAGCGGGAGAAGCCGGCCCGGCCACCGGTGCTCGAGGCGCTACGTCGCCATCCTCAGGCGTTCGTGGTGATTATCGCCATGCGCCTGGCGGAGCTGTTCACCATGTATATCGTGACCACCTTTGCGCTGAGCTATTCGACGGTCAATCTGGGGCTGTCGCGTGAGCTGTTTCTCAACATCGGTCTGCTGGTGGGCGCGATCAGCTGCGTGACGATCCCCTGCTTTGCGTGGCTGGCGGATCGTTTCGGTCGCCGCCGGGTCTATCTCACCGGTGCCTGTATCGGCGTGCTGGCGGCCTTCCCGTTCTTTCTGGCCCTGGAAGCGCGCTCGGTGTTATGGATCGTGCTGTTTGCCGTCATGCTCGCCAACCTGGCACACGATATGGTGGTCTGCGTGCAGCAGCCGATCTTCGCTGAGCTGTTCGGTACTGCCTATCGCTACAGCGGCGCCGGGGTGGGTTATCAGGTGGCGAGTGTGGTCGGCGGTGGCTTCACGCCGTTTATCGCTGCAGCGCTGGTGGATCTGGCCGGTGGCAGTTGGGTCCCGGTGGCCATCTATCTGGCCGGCGGCTGTGCGCTCTCGGTACTTGGCGCGGTGTGGATGAAGCATCGCTCGGGGTGA
- a CDS encoding ABC transporter permease produces the protein MIGERYRSSLTAIVGLIVLFGYFAWQQPLILSPFGVTLSVNQGTTLAIATLAQLIVVLTGGVDLSVGAIVALTNAIAATYMGTHPAGAVGVLLLSLAAGTLAGWLNGVIVAYGRIQPIIVTLATLYIYTGVGLMVRPQPGGEVPGWFANALTGSWGYLPFALLFLLAVIILVWLPLRRSRLGRAIQAIGDNREGARVSGINVQRTTMWAYTAGGLLAACAGLFLTAQTTSGDATIGTTYTLNSVAAVVFGGAVLGGGRGVALGPLFGAYFLSLLISVLFATGISPFYQNLLQGAILVVVLSVANLWRLRTRNWLHVLRS, from the coding sequence ATGATTGGCGAGCGCTATCGCAGTTCACTGACAGCCATCGTGGGCCTGATCGTGCTGTTCGGATATTTCGCCTGGCAGCAGCCGCTGATTCTCTCGCCGTTCGGGGTGACCCTGTCGGTCAATCAGGGCACCACCCTGGCCATCGCCACGCTGGCGCAGTTGATCGTGGTGCTGACCGGGGGCGTGGATCTTTCGGTGGGCGCGATCGTCGCGCTGACCAATGCCATTGCCGCGACCTATATGGGCACTCATCCGGCCGGTGCAGTGGGGGTACTGCTGCTCAGTCTGGCAGCGGGAACGCTGGCAGGCTGGCTCAATGGCGTGATCGTTGCCTACGGGCGCATCCAGCCGATCATCGTGACCCTGGCCACGCTTTACATCTACACCGGCGTGGGGCTGATGGTACGCCCACAGCCCGGCGGCGAGGTGCCGGGCTGGTTTGCCAATGCCCTGACCGGCAGCTGGGGCTATCTGCCCTTTGCGCTGCTGTTTCTGCTGGCGGTGATCATACTGGTCTGGCTGCCCCTGAGGCGTTCACGGCTGGGGCGGGCCATCCAGGCCATCGGTGACAATCGCGAAGGAGCCCGGGTCTCGGGCATCAATGTCCAGCGCACGACCATGTGGGCCTATACCGCCGGCGGATTACTGGCCGCCTGTGCCGGGCTCTTTCTGACGGCTCAGACCACCTCGGGGGATGCCACCATCGGCACCACCTACACGCTCAATTCGGTGGCTGCCGTGGTGTTCGGCGGCGCTGTCCTGGGGGGCGGGCGCGGTGTGGCGCTGGGGCCGCTGTTCGGTGCCTATTTCCTGTCGCTGTTGATCAGCGTGCTGTTTGCTACCGGTATTTCACCCTTCTATCAGAACCTGCTGCAGGGCGCGATTCTGGTGGTCGTGCTGAGCGTGGCCAATCTGTGGCGGCTGCGTACCCGCAACTGGCTACATGTATTGAGGAGCTAA
- a CDS encoding ABC transporter permease → MALTGTRQWPTVPAWLRQGVVISYVLLIVLFVVAALINPHYASWANVRNLLQIGAFIGIIAIGQTMVIITGQIDLSVPWNLTFSAILMATLCSQGYSTPVAMGAALLSGTLVGMFNCIGTAIFRIHSLVWTLGMNAFLEGVTLVYTHAQPPKVEIPSLVRTLGSGTLAGMPVPLLLWIVLGGIALLVLHRSRFGRYLYATGNNEAALFLSGVDSRRVYLGAFATSGLCAAIAGILLTGYSSQTYLGMGNDYLLVPIAAVIIGGTNIMGGAGGYLGSISGSLIVVLLQSVLSTIQIQQAGKNIVFGVIIILLLLLYGREKRLSG, encoded by the coding sequence ATGGCACTGACCGGTACCCGGCAATGGCCGACCGTTCCCGCCTGGCTGCGTCAGGGTGTGGTGATCTCCTATGTACTGTTGATCGTGCTTTTCGTGGTGGCGGCACTGATCAACCCGCACTATGCCTCGTGGGCCAATGTGCGCAATCTGCTGCAGATCGGTGCCTTCATCGGCATCATTGCCATCGGCCAGACCATGGTGATCATCACCGGCCAGATTGATCTGTCGGTCCCATGGAATCTGACCTTTTCGGCGATTCTCATGGCCACGCTGTGCTCCCAGGGTTACAGCACTCCGGTGGCCATGGGGGCGGCACTGCTCAGCGGTACGCTGGTGGGCATGTTCAACTGTATCGGTACGGCGATCTTTCGTATTCATTCGCTGGTCTGGACGTTGGGCATGAATGCCTTTCTGGAGGGGGTGACGCTGGTTTACACCCACGCCCAGCCACCCAAGGTCGAGATTCCGTCGCTGGTGCGCACCCTGGGCTCGGGCACACTGGCCGGCATGCCGGTGCCGCTGCTGTTGTGGATCGTGCTCGGCGGGATTGCGCTGCTGGTGCTGCACCGCTCGCGCTTCGGACGCTATCTCTATGCCACCGGCAATAACGAGGCCGCGCTGTTTCTCTCCGGTGTAGACAGCCGTCGGGTCTATCTCGGTGCTTTCGCTACTTCCGGGTTATGTGCGGCCATCGCCGGTATCCTGCTGACCGGCTACTCCTCGCAAACCTATCTCGGCATGGGCAATGACTATCTGCTGGTGCCGATTGCCGCGGTGATCATCGGCGGCACCAACATCATGGGCGGGGCCGGGGGGTATCTGGGCTCCATTTCCGGTTCGCTGATTGTGGTGCTGCTGCAGTCGGTGCTATCGACGATCCAGATTCAGCAGGCGGGCAAGAACATCGTCTTCGGTGTGATCATCATCCTGTTGCTGCTGTTGTATGGCCGTGAGAAACGGTTGTCGGGGTGA
- a CDS encoding C69 family dipeptidase — MKRQPLIAALATALMTLSPSGWASHAFYVGKNLTESGGVLVGGTGEEVSSHWLEIVPGADHKPDETLKVGVTEAAWIPGRLIEIPQVRHTYRYLSMSYSDYEGFPAPLTNGGVNEHQVAVRDVWATARKELIDMTPTPQRGVQYSDLARLVLERAKTAREGVELIGDLIARYGYATYGGNTHLIADPNEAWVVWEFPGGQGLWAAERLGPDDVRVLYPGYIQDFPQDYRNNPDYMGSKNLISFAEQQGWFDPDSGQPFNVFQVYGRQDTKARTGGYKYMTQAELEKATREMAPVSEQDMIERVRDYRISDDEAGYGQVVTLEKGIDPDMVRIWVAPTGSVAAPYIPWWLGVQQVPLSFAQHRYLTKGAGSHFLNPDHELQEASDFAGRRFKQVMYYMCEKPDIYRPMVQRMLRGFEQQSFNDIGWVEDSARTLIRQGKRERAESLLTFYSTTRANDAMQLGRTMVDGLAAYTRLVTGERRPSGDQINDQGGETVNCLAGADPDKPKNAQ, encoded by the coding sequence ATGAAACGACAACCGCTCATCGCCGCTCTGGCGACCGCACTGATGACGCTCAGCCCGTCGGGCTGGGCCAGCCATGCCTTTTATGTGGGTAAAAATCTCACCGAAAGCGGCGGGGTGCTGGTCGGTGGTACCGGCGAAGAAGTCTCCAGTCACTGGCTGGAGATCGTGCCTGGTGCTGATCACAAGCCCGATGAAACGCTCAAGGTGGGCGTGACCGAGGCGGCCTGGATACCAGGCCGGCTGATCGAGATTCCTCAGGTCCGCCATACGTATCGCTATCTCTCGATGTCCTATTCGGACTACGAGGGCTTTCCGGCACCGCTGACCAATGGCGGCGTCAACGAACATCAGGTAGCCGTGCGCGATGTCTGGGCGACAGCGCGCAAGGAGCTGATCGACATGACACCCACGCCGCAACGGGGCGTGCAGTACAGCGACCTGGCGCGACTGGTGCTGGAGCGGGCAAAAACGGCTCGGGAAGGGGTCGAGCTGATCGGCGATCTGATCGCGAGATATGGTTATGCCACCTATGGCGGCAACACCCATCTGATCGCTGACCCCAATGAAGCCTGGGTCGTCTGGGAATTTCCCGGGGGGCAAGGATTGTGGGCCGCCGAACGACTGGGACCGGATGATGTGCGTGTCCTCTATCCCGGCTACATTCAGGATTTTCCACAGGATTATCGTAATAACCCTGACTACATGGGATCGAAGAACCTGATCTCGTTTGCCGAACAGCAGGGCTGGTTCGACCCTGACAGTGGGCAGCCCTTCAATGTCTTTCAGGTCTATGGTCGGCAGGATACGAAGGCCCGTACCGGTGGTTACAAGTACATGACCCAGGCTGAGCTGGAAAAGGCCACTCGGGAGATGGCACCAGTCAGCGAGCAGGACATGATCGAGCGGGTCCGTGACTATCGGATTTCCGACGACGAGGCCGGCTACGGTCAGGTCGTGACACTTGAAAAAGGCATTGATCCCGACATGGTGCGCATCTGGGTGGCGCCCACCGGTTCGGTAGCCGCACCCTATATTCCCTGGTGGCTGGGAGTACAGCAGGTGCCGCTCTCCTTTGCCCAGCACCGTTATCTCACCAAGGGGGCAGGTTCGCACTTTCTCAATCCCGACCATGAACTCCAGGAAGCCAGCGATTTCGCCGGGCGTCGCTTCAAGCAGGTGATGTATTACATGTGTGAGAAGCCTGATATTTACCGGCCGATGGTGCAGCGTATGCTGCGCGGTTTCGAGCAGCAGAGCTTCAACGATATCGGCTGGGTAGAGGATTCGGCCCGCACACTGATCAGGCAGGGCAAGCGTGAGCGCGCCGAATCGCTGCTGACTTTCTATTCGACCACCCGGGCCAATGACGCCATGCAGCTCGGGCGTACCATGGTCGATGGGCTGGCAGCGTATACCCGCCTGGTAACCGGCGAGCGCCGGCCGAGTGGCGATCAGATCAACGATCAGGGCGGCGAGACAGTGAACTGTCTGGCAGGTGCCGATCCCGATAAGCCGAAGAACGCTCAGTAA
- a CDS encoding sugar ABC transporter ATP-binding protein, whose product MQTSASTRQTPSGTAPDEAALSLEAVGITRRFGGTTALDGADFSCRRGEIHVLLGANGAGKSTLVKILCGVQLPDEGELRVEGRTVRLHNPLEAASAGIAAVFQELSLCPHLSVAENIMLAHEPVGRLGQIRSRALNERVRALFERLDIRHIPPTRLVTRLPLADRQLVEIVKALSHDPRILIVDEGTSALGHEEVRRLFALLNRLRDEGRSILFISHRMAEVRELADRLTVFRNGRNVGTVEAREMDEGRLIEMMLGERIEQSFPPRAELAADAPTVLQVEGLGAGEILRDVSFSARAGEVLGIAGLEGQGQGDLLLALFGMLRRMTGQVRVHGRSVRLGTPWRATRAGFALIPEDRKTEGLLQPLSLRENIVMASLGGLTRLGWVERRRERATAERGMQRMEIRAASMELPVHALSGGNQQKVVIAKWLEAGGDIFLFYDPTRGVDVGTKRAFYALIEELAGAGKTVLLYTTELSELVGLCHRVLVMNDHRITCELEGEAISENAILAASLGGQDAETGDESSRQEERP is encoded by the coding sequence ATGCAGACCTCGGCATCAACAAGACAGACGCCTTCCGGCACGGCGCCGGATGAGGCCGCACTGTCACTGGAGGCGGTTGGCATCACCAGGCGTTTCGGTGGCACCACGGCGCTCGATGGCGCTGATTTCAGCTGTCGGCGGGGCGAGATTCATGTACTGCTGGGTGCCAATGGTGCCGGCAAGAGTACCCTGGTCAAGATTCTCTGCGGTGTGCAACTGCCGGATGAGGGCGAGCTGCGCGTGGAGGGCCGGACGGTCAGGTTGCATAATCCGCTTGAGGCCGCCAGTGCCGGTATCGCGGCGGTCTTTCAGGAACTCTCGCTGTGTCCGCACCTGAGTGTGGCCGAGAACATCATGCTGGCCCATGAGCCGGTCGGCCGGCTGGGGCAGATTCGCAGCCGGGCGCTCAACGAGCGGGTGCGTGCCCTGTTCGAGCGGCTCGATATCCGCCATATCCCCCCGACCCGTCTGGTGACCCGTCTTCCCCTGGCCGATCGCCAGCTGGTCGAAATCGTCAAGGCACTTTCTCATGATCCACGCATCCTGATTGTCGATGAAGGCACTTCGGCACTGGGTCATGAGGAGGTCCGGCGACTGTTTGCACTACTCAATCGGCTGCGTGACGAGGGCCGCTCGATCCTGTTCATCTCGCATCGCATGGCAGAAGTGCGCGAACTGGCTGACCGTCTGACCGTGTTTCGCAACGGTCGCAACGTGGGCACCGTGGAAGCACGCGAGATGGATGAGGGGCGTCTGATCGAGATGATGCTGGGTGAGCGGATCGAGCAGTCCTTCCCGCCGCGCGCCGAGCTGGCCGCCGATGCGCCCACGGTATTGCAGGTCGAAGGGCTGGGGGCCGGTGAGATACTGCGCGATGTATCCTTTTCAGCTCGTGCCGGCGAGGTGCTGGGTATTGCCGGGCTGGAAGGTCAGGGGCAGGGCGATCTGCTGCTGGCGCTGTTCGGCATGTTGCGTCGGATGACAGGGCAGGTCCGGGTTCATGGCAGAAGTGTGCGGCTGGGGACCCCGTGGCGGGCGACCCGTGCCGGCTTTGCACTGATCCCCGAGGATCGCAAGACCGAGGGGCTGCTACAGCCACTCTCACTGCGCGAGAACATTGTCATGGCGAGTCTGGGCGGACTGACCCGGCTGGGCTGGGTCGAGCGCCGGCGCGAACGCGCCACTGCCGAACGTGGCATGCAGCGCATGGAAATTCGCGCTGCCAGCATGGAGCTGCCGGTGCATGCGCTCAGTGGTGGGAACCAGCAGAAGGTAGTGATCGCCAAATGGCTCGAGGCCGGCGGTGACATCTTTCTCTTCTACGACCCCACTCGGGGTGTGGATGTGGGAACCAAGCGCGCCTTCTACGCCCTGATCGAGGAGCTGGCCGGTGCCGGCAAAACGGTGCTGCTCTATACCACCGAACTTTCCGAGCTGGTGGGGCTCTGCCATCGGGTGCTGGTGATGAACGATCACCGCATCACATGTGAACTGGAAGGTGAGGCGATCAGTGAAAATGCCATTCTGGCGGCCTCGCTGGGCGGACAGGATGCTGAGACGGGTGACGAGTCATCGCGGCAGGAGGAACGCCCATGA